Proteins encoded within one genomic window of Trichoderma asperellum chromosome 2, complete sequence:
- a CDS encoding uncharacterized protein (EggNog:ENOG41~TransMembrane:12 (i64-87o113-131i143-160o172-195i202-225o231-251i315-337o357-381i402-421o427-454i461-482o497-517i)) produces MTFQDDAIAPALDPQAVEYIKEKSRKRTLGNLRLIDQETNAVILVPTPSSDPNDPLNWSTWRKYYVAGVLCLTMAVCNFLAAGPAIAVPGTAMDFYPNALANGTLITSAIPKVAYFFTTTSLLQGMGNIVWVPAANKWGRRPVYILSYIIYLAMAIWLIFEKSYTRFLVGRILMGFGSGAAETLAPISIADIFFLHERGRVMSAYTCFLSVGAAGGLVISGLITIDHTWRAIYQVGTALVGFVLLLLIFTVPETSYSRTDHHDSPSSDASDEKQTSTVREETQASTKKMSYIESLLKFKAVGTNENIFKMMIRPFGLIILPPVLWAALSLAVTIGFLVAVTSNSAAAFNQTYGFASYQVGLCYIAAIIGSLFGLPAGGHLGDKVAEILTKRNNGIREPEMRLPAVMVSAITAPLALILYGVGIQHQLHWICPTIGLGLLNFSITQSSTICIVYVIDSYRPVAGEITLAVTGFKALFAFFLSFETNPWVDLSGYQDAFGAMAGIAGGILLMWIPLYFWGKQIRHHSWQWRAISFIHWNNDREVGE; encoded by the exons ATGACCTTTCAAGACGATGCCATTGCCCCGGCACTTGATCCGCAGGCCGTGGAGTAtatcaaagagaagagccgTAAACGAACGCTCGGCAATCTGCGACTTATCGACCAAGAAACGAATGCCGTGATTTTGGTCCCCACGCCATCCTCCGACCCTAACGATCCGTTAAACTG GTCGACATGGCGCAAGTACTATGTCGCCGGCGTTCTCTGCCTGACTATGGCAGTGTGCAACTTCCTGGCGGCTGGGCCAGCTATTGCGGTGCCCGGCACGGCCATGGATTTCTATCCAAATGCTTTGGCTAATGGCACACTAATTACTTCAGCCATTCCAAAGGTTGCGTACTTCTTCACTACTACGTCTCTGCTTCAAGGCATGGGTAACATCGTCTGGGTGCCTGCTGCCAACAAATGGGGCCGCCGGCCAGTCTATATCTTGAGCTACATAATCTACCTTGCCATGGCTATATGGCTTATCTTTGAAAAGTCCTATACCCGGTTTCTGGTAGGGAGAATTCTCATGGGTTTTGGTTCTGGTGCGGCAGAGACGCTGGCGCCCATCTCCATTGCTGACATCTTCTTTCTGCACGAAAGAGGCAGGGTCATGTCTGCGTATACCTGCTTTCTATCTGTGGGAGCAGCTGGAGGTCTGGTAATATCTGGTTTGATTACAATAGACCATACTTGGCGAGCCATCTATCAAGTCGGCACCGCTTTGGTTGGctttgtccttcttcttcttattttcacTGTACCTGAAACCAGCTATTCGCGGACAGATCACCATGACTCGCCCTCTTCAGACGCGTCAGATGAGAAACAAACATCGACTGTACGCGAAGAGACACAGGCTTCTACGAAGAAAATGAGCTACATTGAGTCACTTTTGAAGTTCAAGGCTGTTGGTACGAACGAAAACATCTTCAAAATGATGATTCGCCCTTTTGGCTTGATTATCCTTCCGCCAGTGTTATGggctgctctctctctggcAGTAACTATTGGGTTCCTAGTGGCGGTTACATCTAACTCGGCTGCAGCTTTCAACCAGACATATGGCTTTGCTTCTTACCAGGTTGGGCTCTGCTATatcgccgccatcatcggctCTCTCTTCGGACTGCCAGCGGGTGGCCACCTCGGGGACAAGGTTGCCGAAATCTTGACAAAACGAAACAATGGTATTCGAGAACCTGAAATGCGACTACCAGCAGTGATGGTGTCTGCAATCACCGCGCCACTTGCCCTGATTCTCTATGGTGTGGGTATCCAGCACCAACTTCACTGGATATGTCCAACCATAGGACTCGGCCTCC TCAACTTCTCTATCACGCAGTCCAGTACGATTTGCATAGTTTATGTCATTGATTCTTACCGCCCAGTTGCAGGTGAGATCACGTTGGCAGTCACTGGATTCAAGG CCCTGTtcgccttctttctctcatttgAAACAAATCCCTGGGTCGACCTCTCTGGTTATCAGGACGCATTCGGAGCCATGGCGGGAATTGCGGGGGGAATCCTCCTTATGTGGATCCCCTTGTATTTCTGGGGAAAGCAAATTCGGCATCACTCGTGGCAATGGAGGGCCATTTCATTTATACACTGGAATAACGACCGTGAAGTGGGGGAGTAA